One Curtobacterium sp. MCLR17_007 DNA window includes the following coding sequences:
- a CDS encoding carboxypeptidase-like regulatory domain-containing protein, whose product MRQIIGTTLVAALAAATLLGLAPPAAAAETGSIEVQLATPDGTAIRLADVELAAIGTDVVVGNATTDADGTATFTGIPVPDTVTVTTRQLPPHGAETYAPGLRSGIAVRGGSTVTVTVPLVLGATVQGGVVGPSGPAAGRLMYAWNEDTSQVFRTTSDSAGQYRFVGLSTGPYRIEAYASGTASPAVWKTRVYQQRGTIPASQVTLSRHYAHSDYDLTVFAASTSRKPSPQLSGASVVVTDAATGASFSTRFSTLLDDEQTAQFQIPSGQYVVELRTTATATTPARVLWLGRPGGVYRYVTDRAQAVPVRVVFGGFNGWGGAVPEAASR is encoded by the coding sequence ATGCGACAGATCATCGGGACGACACTGGTGGCGGCGCTGGCCGCAGCCACGCTGCTCGGCCTGGCACCGCCAGCGGCCGCAGCCGAGACGGGCTCGATCGAGGTGCAGCTCGCAACGCCGGACGGCACCGCGATCCGGCTGGCGGACGTCGAGCTCGCAGCGATCGGGACCGACGTCGTCGTCGGGAACGCGACCACCGACGCCGACGGCACCGCGACGTTCACCGGGATCCCGGTCCCGGACACGGTCACGGTCACCACACGGCAACTCCCGCCGCACGGGGCGGAGACCTACGCGCCCGGACTCCGTTCGGGCATCGCGGTCCGCGGTGGTTCGACGGTGACGGTCACCGTGCCGCTCGTGCTCGGCGCCACCGTGCAGGGCGGGGTGGTCGGACCGTCGGGTCCCGCTGCCGGACGGCTGATGTACGCCTGGAACGAGGACACCTCGCAGGTGTTCCGGACGACCTCCGACAGCGCGGGCCAGTACCGGTTCGTCGGGTTGAGCACCGGTCCGTACCGCATCGAGGCGTACGCCAGCGGAACGGCGTCGCCCGCCGTGTGGAAGACCCGGGTGTACCAGCAGCGTGGGACGATCCCGGCGTCGCAGGTGACGTTGTCGCGGCACTACGCGCACAGTGACTACGACCTGACCGTCTTCGCGGCCTCGACATCCCGTAAACCGTCGCCGCAGCTCAGTGGCGCGAGCGTCGTCGTGACGGACGCGGCGACGGGGGCGTCGTTCTCGACCCGGTTCTCGACGCTGCTCGACGACGAGCAGACGGCGCAGTTCCAGATCCCCTCCGGGCAGTACGTGGTGGAGCTCCGGACGACGGCGACGGCCACGACGCCGGCGCGCGTGCTGTGGCTGGGGCGTCCGGGAGGCGTGTACCGGTACGTGACCGACCGGGCACAGGCCGTCCCGGTGCGGGTCGTGTTCGGCGGGTTCAACGGGTGGGGCGGGGCGGTGCCGGAGGCGGCGTCGCGCTGA
- a CDS encoding MarR family transcriptional regulator, translating into MHQPADPGPLSPDELGAYFALIEVGSLLRHTVEQQLRDASDLSYVQFQLLATLGDAADGSLRMTDLADGVVYSRSGLTYQVGLLEQAGLVTRRPSTEDERSVVVSVTDAGREVLATVFPGHVAVLRQLLLEPLSSDDVAGLARVLGTVRDHMRAVPPRSAKPRRRRAVSGDTLPPQG; encoded by the coding sequence ATGCACCAGCCCGCCGATCCCGGCCCTCTCAGCCCCGACGAACTCGGCGCCTACTTCGCCCTGATCGAGGTGGGCAGCCTGCTCCGGCACACCGTCGAGCAGCAGCTCCGCGACGCGAGTGACCTGAGCTACGTGCAGTTCCAGCTGCTCGCGACCCTGGGCGACGCGGCGGACGGCAGCCTGCGGATGACCGACCTGGCCGACGGGGTCGTGTACAGCCGCAGCGGGCTGACCTACCAGGTGGGGCTGCTCGAACAGGCCGGACTCGTGACGCGGCGACCGTCGACCGAGGACGAGCGCAGCGTGGTCGTGTCGGTCACCGACGCCGGGCGAGAGGTGCTGGCGACGGTGTTCCCCGGGCACGTCGCGGTGCTGCGCCAACTGCTGCTCGAGCCGCTGTCGTCGGACGACGTCGCCGGGCTGGCCCGCGTGCTCGGGACCGTGCGGGACCACATGCGCGCCGTGCCGCCGCGGTCGGCGAAGCCCCGGCGTCGGCGGGCTGTGTCCGGGGACACACTTCCGCCTCAGGGATGA
- a CDS encoding LysR family transcriptional regulator, with protein MTLVQLRVFVAAARLGSFTAAAAALLMSQSSVSEFIRRLEGTYDTRLFVRGGRRLGLTDAGSVLLPIAERIVAEADEADRALRAVTSLVGGTASFGLLRNAKYYALDELLTRFHAAHPAVRLRVIGLNSVEVANEVASGGLEAGLVVLPIDTDGLRVTPLRRDEVVFVSADPSVADAPMTIEAMAARRLVLYDAHYGWKDPTRRQLAERARLAGVALEPHVEVEQVETALALVASGLGDTFIARAVAEAAAARGLHWTPFAEPVHDTVALVEREGAVLSAATAELARLARELLSER; from the coding sequence GTGACCCTCGTGCAGCTCCGCGTCTTCGTCGCGGCCGCACGGCTCGGTTCGTTCACGGCGGCCGCTGCGGCCCTGCTCATGTCGCAGTCGTCCGTCTCCGAGTTCATCCGCCGGCTCGAGGGGACCTACGACACACGCCTGTTCGTCCGGGGCGGTCGACGGCTCGGGCTCACCGACGCCGGGTCCGTCCTGCTGCCGATCGCCGAGCGGATCGTCGCCGAGGCCGACGAGGCGGACCGGGCCCTCCGCGCGGTCACGTCGCTGGTCGGCGGAACAGCGTCGTTCGGACTGCTCCGGAACGCCAAGTACTACGCCCTCGACGAACTGCTGACGCGGTTCCACGCCGCGCACCCCGCGGTGCGTCTGCGCGTCATCGGCCTGAACTCCGTCGAGGTCGCGAACGAGGTCGCGTCGGGTGGCCTCGAGGCCGGGCTCGTGGTGCTGCCGATCGACACCGACGGGCTCCGGGTCACGCCGCTCCGCCGCGACGAGGTCGTGTTCGTGAGCGCCGACCCGTCCGTGGCCGACGCACCGATGACGATCGAGGCCATGGCCGCGCGGCGGCTCGTGCTCTACGACGCGCACTACGGGTGGAAGGACCCGACGCGGCGGCAGCTGGCGGAACGGGCTCGACTCGCCGGGGTCGCCCTCGAGCCGCACGTCGAGGTGGAGCAGGTCGAGACGGCGCTCGCGCTCGTGGCGTCCGGCCTCGGCGACACCTTCATCGCCCGGGCGGTCGCCGAGGCAGCGGCTGCTCGGGGCCTGCACTGGACCCCGTTCGCCGAACCGGTGCACGACACGGTCGCACTCGTCGAGCGCGAGGGCGCCGTGCTGTCGGCGGCGACCGCCGAGCTCGCACGCCTGGCGCGCGAACTCCTCAGCGAGCGCTGA
- a CDS encoding nitrilase-related carbon-nitrogen hydrolase gives MTRVAAVQLAPQVGDLDANRATIAEALAAVPDDVDVVVLPELATSGYVFRDAAEARSSAVTATDATVSGWATTASRLSGGAGGVVVGGFAELGDDGAVYNSAALVDPTGVVGVYRKVHLWDGEKACFTPGSDGPLVVDTRHGRIGVSICFDVEFPEWTRMAALDGAELLAVPTNWPWVDRPEGERAPEVQIAMAAARVNRMAMACADRCGTERGVDWNEGTSIIDHDGWVRAATGPGAGMVVADLDLAAARDKTLTPRADLLGDRRPDLYGPLSAR, from the coding sequence GTGACCCGGGTCGCCGCCGTCCAGCTCGCGCCGCAGGTCGGCGACCTGGACGCCAACCGGGCGACGATCGCCGAGGCGCTCGCCGCGGTGCCGGACGACGTCGACGTCGTCGTCCTGCCGGAGCTCGCCACCAGCGGCTACGTCTTCCGCGACGCAGCGGAGGCCCGGTCGAGTGCCGTCACCGCGACGGACGCGACGGTGTCCGGGTGGGCGACCACGGCCTCCCGACTGTCCGGCGGAGCCGGTGGTGTCGTCGTCGGGGGGTTCGCGGAACTCGGCGACGACGGCGCCGTGTACAACTCCGCGGCGCTCGTCGACCCGACCGGGGTCGTCGGCGTCTACCGCAAGGTGCACCTGTGGGACGGGGAGAAGGCGTGCTTCACGCCGGGGTCGGACGGTCCGCTCGTGGTGGACACGCGCCACGGCCGGATCGGTGTGTCGATCTGTTTCGACGTGGAGTTCCCGGAGTGGACGCGGATGGCGGCGCTCGACGGGGCCGAGCTGCTCGCGGTGCCGACGAACTGGCCGTGGGTGGACCGCCCGGAGGGCGAACGCGCACCCGAGGTGCAGATCGCCATGGCCGCGGCCCGGGTGAACCGGATGGCGATGGCCTGCGCGGACCGGTGCGGCACGGAGCGCGGGGTGGACTGGAACGAGGGCACCTCGATCATCGACCACGACGGATGGGTCCGTGCCGCGACCGGACCGGGCGCGGGCATGGTCGTCGCGGACCTGGACCTGGCGGCGGCGCGCGACAAGACCCTGACGCCCCGGGCGGACCTGCTCGGCGACCGACGGCCCGACCTCTACGGCCCGCTCAGCGCTCGCTGA
- a CDS encoding APC family permease, whose translation MTTEHHPTPAAPGLKRELKVADAAAFSVGLIGPVGVMALLGAGAAGILGRGATWAFVFALVAVSLVAYGFVKLSRHIAHTGSVYATVGLTLGARAGFIAGWALFFAYVTIGAGSGIEISLFVTQLLNDVGLDVSPDWIWITVVALAVVVLLGRREVHVITRSLLYAELIGAVLVTILNVVVLVRLGVGAAPAGRHLSWDFLALPSGTDVGLIAGAAVFGFLAFAGFEGAATLGEETSNPKRDIPKALKIAIVVVGAFYLLSIIAQSLGYGTSAAGVKQFAGSAAPYGDLARTYVGSWLADLLTLAAVVSLFAIFLGTLSGAARVLFALSRDTGIARPVAKLSAQGSPVNALSVVAVVAVLIVIGERFSGAAVLDATYWALTVGTIALLVAYVLATVGAVRFLFFSGRTDTPKWQLVVPVLALALVLYTIYKNAVGLEAPYSWFPYIVAAWLVIGLAITFRKGLVERVGAALAASTGADREAPPAVTDAGSVPPRGGVPRDEAEDVVR comes from the coding sequence ATGACCACCGAGCACCACCCCACCCCGGCCGCACCCGGCCTCAAGCGTGAACTGAAGGTCGCCGACGCCGCGGCCTTCTCGGTCGGGCTGATCGGCCCCGTCGGTGTCATGGCACTGCTCGGCGCCGGCGCTGCCGGGATCCTCGGCCGCGGCGCCACCTGGGCGTTCGTGTTCGCGCTCGTCGCCGTCTCCCTGGTGGCCTACGGGTTCGTCAAGCTCTCGCGGCACATCGCCCACACCGGGTCCGTCTACGCCACGGTCGGCCTGACGCTCGGCGCCCGTGCCGGGTTCATCGCCGGCTGGGCGCTGTTCTTCGCGTACGTGACCATCGGCGCGGGCTCCGGCATCGAGATCAGCCTGTTCGTCACGCAGCTGCTGAACGACGTCGGGCTGGATGTGTCGCCGGACTGGATCTGGATCACGGTGGTCGCGCTCGCGGTCGTCGTCCTGCTGGGTCGGCGTGAGGTGCACGTGATCACCCGGTCCCTGCTCTACGCCGAGCTCATCGGCGCGGTGCTCGTGACGATCCTCAACGTGGTGGTGCTCGTCCGGCTCGGCGTGGGGGCGGCACCCGCGGGACGGCACCTCAGCTGGGACTTCCTGGCGCTGCCGAGCGGCACCGACGTGGGCCTGATCGCCGGGGCCGCCGTGTTCGGCTTCCTGGCGTTCGCGGGCTTCGAGGGCGCAGCGACCCTGGGCGAGGAGACGAGCAACCCGAAGCGGGACATCCCGAAGGCCCTGAAGATCGCGATCGTCGTCGTGGGTGCCTTCTACCTGCTCTCGATCATCGCGCAGTCGCTCGGGTACGGCACGTCGGCCGCCGGGGTGAAGCAGTTCGCGGGGTCGGCAGCCCCGTACGGCGACCTGGCCCGCACGTACGTCGGCAGCTGGCTCGCCGACCTGCTGACGCTCGCCGCCGTGGTCAGCCTGTTCGCGATCTTCCTCGGCACCCTCTCCGGCGCCGCGCGGGTCCTGTTCGCACTCTCCCGCGACACCGGCATCGCCCGGCCCGTCGCGAAGCTGTCGGCGCAGGGGTCCCCGGTCAACGCGCTGAGCGTCGTCGCGGTCGTCGCCGTCCTCATCGTGATCGGCGAGCGGTTCTCCGGCGCGGCCGTCCTCGACGCGACGTACTGGGCACTGACCGTGGGGACGATCGCCCTGCTCGTCGCCTACGTCCTGGCGACCGTGGGCGCCGTCCGGTTCCTGTTCTTCTCCGGGCGGACGGACACGCCGAAGTGGCAGCTGGTCGTCCCGGTCCTCGCGCTGGCCCTCGTGCTCTACACGATCTACAAGAACGCCGTCGGGCTCGAGGCGCCGTACAGCTGGTTCCCGTACATCGTCGCGGCCTGGCTGGTCATCGGGCTGGCGATCACGTTCCGCAAGGGGCTGGTCGAGCGCGTCGGTGCCGCCCTGGCAGCGTCCACGGGCGCCGACCGGGAGGCTCCTCCCGCGGTCACCGACGCCGGTTCGGTCCCGCCACGGGGCGGCGTCCCGCGCGACGAGGCCGAGGACGTGGTCCGGTGA
- a CDS encoding potassium transporter Kup has product MTETHSAAPVSEDTAAPEHDGRMGTTALALAALGVVFGDIGTSPLYALRTVFTIDGGIVKPIPEDVYGVISMMFWSITIIVSIKYVLVLMRADNNGEGGVMALAALARRLYAQRRGGATIFLVIGIIGVSLFYGDSVITPAVSVLSAVEGLQTATPAIGHLIVPIAAVILVILFAVQRFGTGKVGTLFGPIMLLWFVVIAVAGLPLIVRHPGVLQGLSPTWAIAFVFAHPVISFVAMGAVVLVITGAEALYADMGHFGRVPIRRAWFFVVFPALVLNYLGQAALVLEDPQATKDPFFLLFPDWAQLPVVVLATAATVIASQAVISGAFSLTRQAVQLGLLPPLTIRQTSKREGGQIYLPAVNLLLFIGVMAIMLAFRSSASLATAYGVSVTGALVTDTILLLLVVKPLWHWATWKLVVAAVVFGGLELTFLAGNLSKVIHGGWVPLLIALAVITVMTTWRRGRQLVQDERRAREGSLDEFVAKINTKHVPRVKGIAVFPHPNKETTPLALRANVEHNHVVHERVIIVSVITANVPHVPHAKAFTRDDLGYTDDGIEHVTIKFGFSDDQDLPHALHAACLAEVLDLEPDAMQDASYFISRGALRPMRGNGGMVNWRKRLFVGLAHNAADPSSRFGLPPQRTVTMGSDVEI; this is encoded by the coding sequence GTGACCGAGACCCACTCCGCGGCACCCGTCAGCGAGGACACCGCGGCCCCCGAGCACGACGGCCGGATGGGCACCACAGCGCTCGCGCTCGCGGCCCTCGGCGTCGTGTTCGGCGACATCGGGACCAGCCCGCTGTACGCGCTGCGCACCGTGTTCACCATCGACGGCGGGATCGTGAAGCCGATCCCCGAGGACGTCTACGGCGTCATCTCGATGATGTTCTGGAGCATCACGATCATCGTGTCGATCAAGTACGTGCTGGTGCTCATGCGCGCCGACAACAACGGCGAGGGCGGGGTGATGGCGCTCGCCGCCCTGGCACGGCGCCTGTACGCCCAGCGTCGCGGCGGCGCCACGATCTTCCTGGTGATCGGCATCATCGGCGTCTCGCTGTTCTACGGCGACTCCGTGATCACCCCGGCGGTGTCGGTGCTGTCCGCGGTCGAGGGCCTGCAGACCGCGACCCCGGCCATCGGGCACCTCATCGTGCCGATCGCCGCGGTGATCCTCGTGATCCTGTTCGCCGTCCAGCGGTTCGGGACCGGCAAGGTCGGGACGCTGTTCGGGCCGATCATGCTGCTCTGGTTCGTCGTCATCGCGGTCGCCGGCCTGCCGCTGATCGTCCGCCACCCCGGTGTCCTGCAGGGGCTGTCACCGACGTGGGCGATCGCGTTCGTGTTCGCGCACCCGGTCATCTCCTTCGTGGCGATGGGTGCCGTGGTGCTCGTCATCACCGGTGCCGAGGCCCTGTACGCCGACATGGGCCACTTCGGACGCGTGCCGATCCGACGGGCCTGGTTCTTCGTCGTCTTCCCCGCGCTCGTCCTCAACTACCTCGGCCAGGCCGCACTGGTGCTCGAGGACCCCCAGGCCACGAAGGACCCGTTCTTCCTGCTCTTCCCGGACTGGGCGCAGCTGCCCGTGGTCGTCCTGGCCACCGCGGCCACGGTCATCGCGAGCCAGGCCGTCATCTCCGGGGCGTTCTCCCTCACCCGCCAGGCCGTGCAGCTGGGACTCCTGCCGCCGCTGACGATCCGCCAGACCTCGAAGCGCGAGGGCGGCCAGATCTACCTGCCGGCCGTCAACCTGCTGCTGTTCATCGGCGTGATGGCGATCATGCTCGCGTTCCGGTCGTCCGCCAGCCTGGCCACCGCGTACGGGGTGTCCGTCACGGGCGCCCTGGTCACGGACACGATCCTGCTGCTGCTGGTCGTGAAGCCGCTCTGGCACTGGGCGACCTGGAAGCTCGTCGTCGCCGCGGTCGTCTTCGGCGGACTCGAGCTGACGTTCCTGGCCGGCAACCTGTCGAAGGTCATCCACGGCGGGTGGGTGCCGCTCCTCATCGCGCTGGCGGTCATCACGGTGATGACCACCTGGCGCCGTGGGCGGCAGCTGGTGCAGGACGAACGCCGCGCGCGGGAGGGCTCGCTCGACGAGTTCGTCGCGAAGATCAACACCAAGCACGTGCCGCGGGTCAAGGGCATCGCGGTGTTCCCGCACCCGAACAAGGAGACGACCCCGCTGGCACTGCGCGCGAACGTGGAGCACAACCACGTCGTGCACGAGCGGGTCATCATCGTGTCCGTCATCACCGCGAACGTGCCGCACGTGCCGCACGCCAAGGCCTTCACGCGTGACGACCTGGGCTACACGGACGACGGCATCGAGCACGTCACGATCAAGTTCGGGTTCTCGGACGACCAGGACCTGCCGCACGCCCTGCACGCCGCGTGTCTGGCCGAGGTGCTCGACCTGGAGCCGGACGCCATGCAGGACGCCTCGTACTTCATCTCCCGTGGCGCACTCCGGCCGATGCGGGGCAACGGCGGGATGGTGAACTGGCGCAAGCGCCTGTTCGTCGGGCTCGCGCACAACGCGGCCGACCCGTCCTCGCGGTTCGGGTTGCCGCCGCAGCGCACCGTGACGATGGGCAGCGACGTCGAGATCTGA
- the hisD gene encoding histidinol dehydrogenase gives MLLSPRFTARHSDRFRFVKAPGVDEPEAQRDPAVVATVSRMLGDIERDGMDAIRRYARELDRQDAPVELTAAQIAASGDRLAPDLRQAIELGSARTKQFAAMQREHLVDFEAELVEGVVVGQRYVPVGSVGAYLPAGRFPLTASAFMTVGVAKVAGVPTVVACTPPQPDGGANDAVAYAAHLSGVDRLFVLGGVQALAAMAFGLLDADLDPVDMIVGAGNAFVAEAKRQLFGTVAIDLLAGPSEVAVIADDSADAEIVAADLLGQAEHGPNSPAALVTTSERLAHEVVAAVDRQLPTLSTEPICGPAWRDHGSVVLVPTREDAVLVMDEFAPEHLEVQTTEDDWYHDHLSNYGSLFLGHWSTVAYSDKGMAGTNHTLPTAGGAKHSAGLSVSRYLKPLTYQRIAREATPEVAHAVDVISTSEGMSAHRATATMRLDTFAPVHTSAD, from the coding sequence ATGCTGCTCTCACCCCGCTTCACCGCTCGACACAGCGATCGCTTCCGGTTCGTCAAGGCGCCCGGCGTCGACGAGCCCGAGGCGCAGCGCGACCCCGCGGTCGTCGCCACGGTGAGCCGGATGCTCGGCGACATCGAGCGCGACGGCATGGACGCGATCCGCCGGTACGCCCGCGAGCTCGACCGCCAGGACGCCCCCGTGGAACTCACCGCCGCGCAGATCGCCGCGAGCGGGGACCGCCTGGCCCCGGACCTCCGCCAGGCCATCGAACTCGGCTCGGCCCGGACGAAGCAGTTCGCCGCGATGCAGCGCGAGCACCTGGTGGACTTCGAGGCGGAGCTCGTCGAGGGCGTCGTGGTCGGCCAGCGCTACGTGCCGGTCGGCAGCGTCGGCGCCTACCTGCCCGCCGGCCGGTTCCCACTCACGGCGAGCGCGTTCATGACGGTCGGCGTCGCGAAGGTGGCCGGCGTGCCGACGGTGGTCGCGTGCACCCCACCGCAGCCCGACGGCGGTGCGAACGACGCGGTGGCCTACGCGGCGCACCTGTCCGGCGTCGACCGGCTGTTCGTGCTCGGGGGAGTGCAGGCCCTGGCCGCGATGGCGTTCGGCCTGCTGGACGCCGACCTCGACCCCGTGGACATGATCGTCGGCGCGGGCAACGCCTTCGTGGCCGAGGCGAAGCGGCAGCTGTTCGGGACGGTCGCGATCGACCTGCTCGCCGGGCCGAGCGAGGTCGCGGTCATCGCGGACGACTCGGCGGACGCGGAGATCGTCGCCGCGGACCTGCTGGGACAGGCCGAGCACGGACCGAACTCCCCGGCAGCGCTCGTCACGACCTCCGAGCGCCTGGCGCACGAGGTCGTCGCCGCGGTCGACCGGCAGCTCCCGACCCTCTCGACGGAGCCGATCTGCGGGCCCGCGTGGCGCGACCACGGCTCGGTGGTGCTGGTCCCGACCCGCGAGGACGCCGTGCTCGTCATGGACGAGTTCGCCCCGGAGCACCTCGAGGTGCAGACCACCGAGGACGACTGGTACCACGACCACCTGTCGAACTACGGGTCGCTGTTCCTCGGTCACTGGAGCACCGTCGCCTACTCGGACAAGGGCATGGCGGGGACGAACCACACCCTGCCCACCGCCGGTGGCGCCAAGCACAGCGCCGGGCTGTCCGTGTCGCGGTACCTGAAGCCGCTGACCTACCAGCGCATCGCCCGCGAGGCGACGCCCGAGGTCGCCCACGCCGTCGACGTCATCTCGACGAGCGAGGGCATGAGCGCACACCGCGCGACCGCGACGATGCGCCTGGACACGTTCGCCCCGGTGCACACGTCCGCCGACTGA